The window gattatgcttttctatgaaatttttgatgtttggggcattgacttcatgggtccatttccaaattccaatggttatttttatatattgttagttgtggattatgtttccaaatgggtggaagcaattcctacccacactgatgatgctaacactgttgtttcctttgtgagaaaccatattatttgtcgctttggatcaccacgagcaatcgtgagcgatcaaggcacccatttttgtaacaggagactaataggattgatgaagaaacatgggataatccataaagttgcaacaacttaccatcctcagactaataggtaagccgaggtgtcaaatagagagataaagcatatcctgcagaagatagtcaaacttcatagaagagactggagcaccaggctacaagatgcactctaggcatacagaacagcatacaaaacacccattgggatgagtcctttccgcttagtttatggaaaagcttatcatctccctgttgaagtagagcacaaagccttttgggcagtaaaggaaagcaacatgggaattgggggagccggagctgaaagaaagttgcaactgcaagaactggaaagccttcgcctagaagcttatgagaactaaagactatacaaggagaagatgaaggctgtacatgatcagcacatcaagaggaaagagttccaacctggggacttagtcctcctttacaagtctcgattgaggctcatgccaggcaagttgagatctagatgggaaggtccatacataGTAGAtaaggccgaaccatacggagtttatcaccttagccatccttcaagctctgaacttatcaaagttaatggacatcgtttaaagctgtaccatggcgaaaaGCGGAAGAAagacaaggagctcgagatcttccgcttggaagatcccacatagccgaagactgagctagtggagcgtccaacttacggacgttaaagcaaagtgctaggtgggagacaacccaccatggtatgatcgttcttttctttattttttagttttcttatttaataactcttctcttcattagtacatttcgtgcatctgcatttacatactcttatttttgtttaaaaaaatgttacgcgacgcgaccgcatcattgacgcgtccgcgtcgcaggtgttGGGAGAGACAattaaaaatgaacagagagtcacgcgagagcgtggctggaggtgtgccaatggcacaattcggcctacgcgatcgcgtcgctgacgcgaccgcgtcatatgggatcAGTGacctgcgtgccccacgcggccgcgtgaccaatAATTTTGACGTAATAAAGGTGCACatctgaaagttgtgctagagtggtgctagaCTCGCGCTGGACGCGTAGtccactcacgcgaccgcgtaccccacgcggccgcgtcacaacCCAATAACTGcctactcacgcgatcgcatgccccatgcgatcgcgtcacccaaaatttggcatttaatggttttgaacagagagttgtgcgagtgcgaggctaccctcgcgccaatggcataaaacgggtcacgtgatcgcgtgaccgacgcgactgcgtcattcactttaagcgcaagtcgcgcaaCCACGTGCCTCACACGATCGCGTCGCTTGCGTCGCACAGCCTCCCTAATTCtgccaactatcttatctttctctccccaaatcctattttctcttttcctccttatttcttctacctttcttcctccctaccttcttccttctttctcactttttactttctctcacccccattatcaaggttttttcttttctttttccctcctcacttttctattattcttcttatttttatatgttatcttcttttcttttctttttaccttcattgttattattttctttttctttccttttcctttttacttggtgttataaatttaattgagtcattatttataattatatgcttgtggattgttgtaaatttgtttgacaattatatattactttttaagggattacttgcatgttcaaattattattttcaagagcttattctacatgcatgctatgtgtttgtgaaaaagcccatctGGCATTATGAACTTCTCTATATTTTTCTACCgtaatattcaatgcttgcttttcacaaaatccctttactactttattaattgaatttaattgtcaatacaaacgtgatagttagttacgagtgataacatatttaaattggacattgaatgcttgatctacgctactcatgcctttgcctgcatgccaataaaccccttgcatttaCTTGTCCCTATATGCCCTTGCTatgtttccattgatgactttttccATGTCGtccggaccatgtgttaatgtcattcttctttattgtgcattgctTATCACTTAcaccaccctcttccttgctctatccctttcaatttattttactttctcttccctttttcaggatggccaccaagaaaggaaaggagaaagctactcccaaacaaccagcaagaagaggtacaaaaagagcattagtagcagaaccctcttcaactgcagtaaagccctcaacaaagagattttagaggattataaaggttgatgaaaaagagaaagctttcccagcaaaggacactgcgcgatttcccaatcgctactgtgagcagatgttccccatcctggcagaaagaagttacaacaacgaatgccttcttctcctcccacccaatattgctaccttcgttgagccgcaaattgcccgaagacaatggggtttcctacagagacagccatggCAAGTcaaatctttcttgggtagtcgagttctactccaacttccacttgccaaccctgcagtctgtctatgtccgtcagaagcaagtctccattacagaagaggccattcaaaaagttctaagtcttccccctattccagaaggattggatgcctttcaagaagctgcactcaagcaccagatgtaccaatttgactgggacgctgttctcagatttatcgcattacctggcagcagatggatctacggataccattgtacccgccctaagggaatatcggcttcagcacttaccttggaggctcgtgtatgggcacaaatcatgtcccattacgtcttttcgagcactcacgagtccttcttcactgcggacatggccgttctactatggtgcatccttacagaccaacctctgaatctaccaagacatatccggaacgccatgggacacgtacaaattgctggcaacctaccttttccagccctggtctcagatcttgtctcagcagccggagtctcctacagagctggggacaccaaagccatgcttccacgggatgatcagtatgtccccaacgggaagtaccttagactttcagcagccactattcgccagcctactgaaccagttgaagatattccttcttcaacaccacaagcacctacaatagcccaactgctccagcagatactcgaaaagttggatcggcatgaacagaaagctaagcTGAGAGaacgccgtaacaagcgccgattcacatacctcaaggagctgatcatgggaaaattcaaggactcagacaccccggactccacttcttttaccaacacagggagccatgatggtcccgactgtggagatactgctaccaacccTCCTctgttcttgacagatggcaccgaggacagtgcaaagcgttaagtgtggggaggtcggtcagtagctgacttccggaggtaatttctcttccctatacaccaataaattaggatatttagttagtttttcttttgtagaataggataaattgtatagtaatagattagttgcatgcatgttctgcttgattgaaaagacaataagtttcttttaagactctatctttggaacaaaatttcactaattttaattaaaacttttatgttaaatttgcttgaagttgtatttggaacatgatttttgagctaaagaacatacaacctgtgagatttgagcctttatgaatggttacattatttaaccataattattttattcttgtgtgtttacttctctatgattgtaatctatattttgtttcatcttatatatccaatgtttattatatttacatgcttgcatatgattgaggccattatttgttcagCTTACTTATccaaaataagcctaccctttcaattacctttgttagccactttgagcctttaaatcccatttgttctatattttaccacattactagccttaagcggaaaaataattatacatcccaaattgaatctttggttagcttaaaatagaattgtgtgtgttatttaagtatgggaaattgtgggaacaatgGATAATAAGGGAATGAGGATAATATAATGGAATTTGGatgcctactcatgtgaaactataaaaatcaaAAATCTATACGCactgataagttatgtttatgtttatgttatgttaaaaatatatatatatattcaataaataaataaggggacaaaattaccccaatgttagattaagaattcaaaaatcaatgcatgtatgataaaataaaaataaaaagttgaaacatgagtatggaatgtaaaagggaatttctgggtagctaggtatgaattttagaagttatatagaatatatataggttatgttaaggcttgggttaattaaagattcaatttataagtttacttagccatatatgtatccttacccttaccttggccccattacaaccttgaaaagacctcatgatgtttgcattggtatattaaatgttgttgattggttaggagaagaacaaaaattagagagcatgattagagaaggatagagtgattaccctatatactagagagactagagtgtacatacttcatcagtgagggttccatgcttgaatttctgtgtccccagctttcatgagctatcttcttgcacttttatctgttcttactgtataataATTGAGTTAGtaaaatttgatttgtaattgttttgaagagcttacttacttttgatcaagtagaCAAAAATCATACAGCTACATTCAtttatataggttgcattgcattgcataggttttacatgttcttactcatttattttatctccttcaactaagcatgaggacatgctaatgtttaagtgtggggaggttgataaaccactattttatggtttatattgtgtttaattgtgtggttttatcatgatctatgcccacttattcattaaataagcatgcatttatatttccttcctaaagttattgcatgattgaaaacttgcttcctagaaacttttaattatgtattttatttcccctttattccatttgatgccgtgatctgtgtgttaagtgtttcagggtttatagggcatgaatgagttggagattgggaaggaagcttgcaaaaatggaaggaacacaagaaattgaggagatgaccagcgagaagcgacgcggccgcatggacgacgcaaccGCGCGGagaagagcaaatcgcagtgacgcggccgcatggatgacgcgactgcgcggcatggaatagcacgagtgatgcggccgcatgaatgacgcgaccgcgtggcaagcagaacgccgaatgacgcgtccgcatgagcgacgcgatcgcgtgacatgcgcgatctgcataatctgcagaatcgctgggggcaatttcgggccccattttgacccagttttcggcccagaaaagcagactagagccagagaacatgcagaaaccagagagaacattcattccgcatagttttagtttttagatccagttctactcctcctctaggttttctctctacacattcatagtttttaggattagttattttttgttatctttgcattaggatattgagaagagttattgcctcatcaagacttcgacattctagttcgttctcttcacttgtcttttactcttccatgttccttaatttacttaattttactattggattattttagcatttattaatacaagaatcacttttcttttaaattaatcttttgagcattatttatcatgtctttctttaattcccttttttacattatgaattttacatttacaatgaccgagtagtcccctaacttgatggggagtcgatgaaaggaatccttgagttggaatgctcaagagaaagattgtaattggatttattgttggattgctctctagtcactaacaccaatcctcccaagagtggattggaacctatggatagaacagcattccaacttgtttgactttcccttacttagtaagggacaactaaacacaataaatctcaattgtcaattaatcttgagagtactgcaacaagaatagggcttccatctaatcaactcctagtcaaggcttttatttatatttatatacattctctaatttaattttctgtcattcaactcaaacctttttgaaaaccttctgattaataaaatagcacactttcctgcaactcgttgggagacgacctgggattcatactcccagtattttaattttaatttctgtgacaccccttttaaattgataagcggatttctggttggttgagaactatactggcAATGCataatttataatcattcttaactcgccaattttcgctcgcatcaagttcctagataaattctttcctccagAGGTAACGGATAGATTGAGAAAagaaatttcatgcattgtccaAGGTGAAATGGAAACTCTatacgagtattgggaacggtttcggaGGCTACTTGACTCATGCcctcaccatatgattgacactctagtgttgattagctatttttGCCAAGGAATGAAACCACAAGACAAGATCCTTTTGGATGCCTCAAGCAATGGTTCCTTGACAAAGTATAGAACGGCGgaggaagcatggcaattgatcaccTATTTGGCCGAGTCCACCCAACACGCTAGACAAAGGAACAATCATCTGAGAGCTATAAATGAAGTTTCTACTAGTGGTGAGACCGCCGCCCTTACCCAAATCTTGGGAgagatgacaaatattattaagCAACTCCAActtaatcaacaacaacctccacctcCTCAACCATAACAAAGTCAACAATTGGTCCCCCAAAGAGTTTGCGGAATTTACTCTTGTTACacccattacactgatgaatgcccaaaCCTCCAAGATGACAATACCTTGGCAGCTACTAATGCCTACTACAATCTCCCAAACCAAGGTTATCACCAACAAGGAGGCAACTATAATCAAGGGGGTAATTTTAActaaggttggcaagacaactccaaccaaggatggaaggACAACTATAATTAAGGAGGAAGGGACAACGGTAGGAACCAAGGaaggagggacaactataatcaAGGAGGAAGGGACAACAGTgggaaccaaagatggaacaacaataACCAACAAAACCGGTACTAACAAAACCctccataccaaaaccaaaaccaaggaAGAGCCTACCAAACCTACCAAGCACCTCATTAAAGGCAAGCCCCTCAATCCAACCAACCACAAGCCCCCCAAATTACTTacccttcttcttctccctctatcCAAGATGAGATCCGTTCTCTCATTCAAGGCCAAAAGGAGTTTCAAGCTTCGATTAACTCTAGCATCAATGGTCTTACCTCTACCATCCAAGCCCTTATTTCTCGTATGGAATCAACCTCTACCTCTACCACTCAATCCCCAACCTCTAGTGCCTTACCCTCTCAACCTTTACCCGaccccaaaggtggcatcaatgccatcacaaTTCATGAAGAGCTAAGTCCAATAGAGGTCACTCAACATGAGGATGTGGTTGAGATAAAAAAAGTCAAAGCGGAGGATGAAGCCCAAGAGATAGTTGAAGAAGTGATTGCTCAACCAAGGGGTGGAATTTCCAAGGATGGAAATGTCTTACAAAAAGCTACTCTAATTTCATTTCCTACATTGGCAAGGAAAACCAAGAAGCGAGTTGAGTTGGATCCCAAAATGGTGGAGatattcaagaaagttgaggtaactattcctctCTATGATTCTATCCgccaagtacctaaatatgccaaGTTTCTAAAGGACCTATGCATGAACAAGGAGAAGCTtaatgatttagaaactattccattgGGAAGCTCAATCTTCGCTTTAATGGATGATGTGTCGGAGAAGTGTAGTGACCCCGGCCCTTGCCTAGTAACTTGCACCATAGATGGAGTCCAATTTGTTGATTGCATGTGCAATCTTGGCGCttgtgtgagtattatgcccttgTGCGTCTATGAGGTCTTAAAGCTTCCGCCATTGAAACGGTCGGCCGCCCGGTTTATTTTGGCAGGCAAAAGCATAATTTCCGTAGTTGGTATTGCGGAGGATGTTCTAGTGACTATAAAGGGGTTGGTCTTCCCGATTGATTTTCATATTCTTAAGATGCCCCCTAGTGATTCCGGGAGGACCTCATCTATCTTGCTTGGGAGGCCGTTCTTGAAGACTTCTCGGTTTAAATTAGATGCGTTTTTGGGTACCTACTCGTTTGAGATCAATAG is drawn from Arachis hypogaea cultivar Tifrunner chromosome 12, arahy.Tifrunner.gnm2.J5K5, whole genome shotgun sequence and contains these coding sequences:
- the LOC112730139 gene encoding uncharacterized protein, encoding MESTSTSTTQSPTSSALPSQPLPDPKGGINAITIHEELSPIEVTQHEDVVEIKKVKAEDEAQEIVEEVIAQPRGGISKDGNVLQKATLISFPTLARKTKKRVELDPKMVEIFKKVEVTIPLYDSIRQVPKYAKFLKDLCMNKEKLNDLETIPLGSSIFALMDDVSEKCSDPGPCLVTCTIDGVQFVDCMCNLGACVSIMPLCVYEVLKLPPLKRSAARFILAGKSIISVVGIAEDVLVTIKGLVFPIDFHILKMPPSDSGRTSSILLGRPFLKTSRFKLDAFLGTYSFEINRREVSFNLDEAMRHPP